The following coding sequences are from one Carassius gibelio isolate Cgi1373 ecotype wild population from Czech Republic chromosome B7, carGib1.2-hapl.c, whole genome shotgun sequence window:
- the ptpmt1 gene encoding phosphatidylglycerophosphatase and protein-tyrosine phosphatase 1, with amino-acid sequence MSSVLARTLFYPTLAYNIVMEKITSRQWYNRVDPTVILGALPFKSMTEELVQKEKVRGVITMNEEYETKYFCNSAEEWQDVGVEQIRLSTVDLTGVPSLEHIHKGVDFALKHREQGTSVYIHCKAGRSRSATIAAAYLIRLHCWSPEEAYKVLASVRPHVLLRSDQLEILQEYYKQVCSPESS; translated from the exons ATGTCGAGTGTTCTAGCGAGGACTTTATTTTACCCCACGCTCGCTTACAATATTGTCATGGAAAAAATCACTTCCAGACAATGGTATAACCGCGTGGACCCTACTGTCATTCTCGGTGCTCTTCCATTCAAGTCAATGACAGAGGAG ttGGTCCAAAAAGAGAAAGTCAGAGGAGTTATTACTATGAATGAagaatatgagacaaaatatTTCTGCAATTCAGCTGAG GAGTGGCAAGATGTTGGTGTTGAGCAGATCAGACTCAGCACGGTGGACCTGACAGGTGTTCCCAGCCTAGAGCACATTCACAAGGGTGTGGACTTTGCCTTGAAACACAGAGAGCAGGGCACCAGTGTCTATATTCACTGTAAGGCTGGCCGCTCACGCAGTGCAACTATAGCAGCTGCATACCTCATCAGG CTGCACTGTTGGAGTCCAGAGGAGGCCTATAAGGTGCTAGCCTCGGTCCGGCCTCATGTGCTGCTCCGCTCAGACCAGTTGGAGATACTGCAGGAGTACTACAAGCAAGTGTGCAGTCCTGAGTCCAGCTAG